AGATGAAGCAGTCGCCGATCTATTTGACCGATTTGGTAAAGGAGTCACTCCTGTTCCTGCAATATTGGCTGAGACTTTcagatctttgagtgcatgtcggagGGCAGGTGAAGGCAGATTTATTGGGTGTACACAACTCTTGTTAGTATGGTTTTATAGCCACTTTTGGAGGGTAAAAAAGGCCTCTTACCGACCTTTTCTCGGAGATTACTCACATTTGAAGGAGATATTGAGCATATCAAGAAGAGATGACATAACAGAGGAAAAATGGATGGCGATACTTCAAAATCTCTAAGAGGAGGATTTCGAATGGAAAGCCCCTTGGATGGTTTCCGATGAGATTCTTTACCGATGTGGGAGTTATGATTGGGTCCATTTGTTGGGGATTTGGGGAGCCGTTGGATACGCCCCTCTGCTTGTATTGAGGCAATATAGATCGAGATAATTTATACCGATGACGTATGGGCTAGCTCAGAGTGGGTTCTCGTATGGGGAGAAAGACTCCAAGAAAAAGAGCCGCGAGATTTATAATGCCTGGAACCAAACTTGCCGGATAAAGAAAGTTGCTGTGAATCCAATGGTAACTTCTGAGTATAATGAATGGTGGAGTAGAAGGGTTAACGAAAATATCTCGAGGCCAAATTTAGAAGAAGCTCGACCGATAGAGGAATATCTGCGAGTGGTCCCCTCCGAATTGGAAATCATAAAGCAAGACTTCAAAAAGAGGACCtcggagttagaaaagaaaattgagcaGTTGGAGGAGGAAAAAGTGTACTTGAAGCTGGATGTTGATATTAAAAAATCCAAGGCTGAGAAtttgagaaagagaaagagagaggtTGAGGAAGACCTGGATAGTGTAAAGACTGATTACAAGCAGCTGCATAAGTCAATGAGAaatgctggcttgggtaaaacgtcTGAACAGTGGAGGCAAGAAATCCAAGAGGAAAAGGCTAGGGCTGATTGATGGGAGAAAAGTTCCATGATGCTCAAGCTCGAGAAGTCACTTGTAAAAAGAGTTTGGATGATAGCCAGAATGAAAAACAGATGTTAAGAGCTCGGGTGGCAGAGTTAGAAATGGCACTACAGCAACATCAGAGTCGTAACTCAGTGATTGAATTAAGGGCTAGTCTAAGTAAGATAAAGAATTTGAAGGAGAAAGTAGAAGAACTTGATACTACACTTCAGAACTGTGAGAATCAAATTGATTTATTGGAAGCAAATAATGAGCAACTAGGGGAGCAGCTTCACCGATCTCAGGATTAGGTCCGAGATAGGGATTACCTCATGGGCGAAGCTATAGCTCAGATACGAGAGGTGGCTGATCATTTGCAGACTTTGGCGGTCTAAGCAGATGTGCTAGGAGTTAAATATGAGTTAGAGTCAGATCGAGGGCGAGAGTTAGCCTGCCTTCTTAGGAAAATAAAAGCTTTGGGTGTTAGGGCAAGACCGTATATGTAATTCATTTtatataaaagattttatttttcagtgaagttttctaaatggaattgaattcgaATCGATGTCTCCTTTTTGCATCCatgtcatgcatttgcattgcatagCATCATAAACATTAAGTTGCACAAAAGAACCCTATTAATTAGAGATTTTTAAGTTACCCTGGAACATCGCTACTATACACGGAGGAAAGCAAGGGATATGGATTAGAGGTTAGAGAAATTAGAACGGATGCAAAAGTAAATGCAAGAGCAGCTGCATTTACAGATACAGGAACAGTTGGCCAAGATCCAACAAGAGATAAGGGATCAGATGCTGGAATCCTAGAGAAGCATGCTAAAATCCTAGAACAACATGATAAGTCAGCTGACACAGCTGTTTAGGGGAGGGTTTGACAAAGGAAAATGCCCAATGGTTGATACTGGGAATGACAACGAAGACTCTGCTTGTCCTACAAGCTTTGCCCCAATGAACATGCAAGCACAGCCACCAAGGGTGTCTGTTAACGTTAAACCCCTGTATCAAACCGGCACTTCAGCATTGGTAAATTTCCCAATAGGTTCAAGTTCATACCTTGGAGACCATCCTGTAACCCTCGATGTCCCTGACTTCGACAACGCAGCAGAGGTGGAAAAAACAAAGGTTGAGGTCTCAAAACAATTTGAGGATCGAtgcaaatggttggaggaaaagttCAAGGAGTTAGAGAATGCTGATCCTTATTGCGGAATGGATACAAAGGAACTGAGTTTGGTCTCGGATTTAGTACTTCCCCCGAAGTTTaaaatgccggagtttgaaaGATATAACGGAACTAGCTGCCCTGAGGCTCACATTACGATGTTTTATCGAATGATGACGGGGTATGTCAacaatgatcaactgttgatccATTGCTTTCAGGACAGTTTGAGTGGGGCTGCAacgaaatggtacaatcaattgagtagGACCTAAGTCAAGTCATGGAAGGACCTAGCTCAGGCCTTCATGAAGCAGTATAGCTATATAACGGATATAGCACCTGACCGGATCACACTCCAGAATATGGATAAGAAGCTAAGCGAAAGCTTCCGGCAGTATGTTCAGATATGGAGAGAGGTCGCTACACAGGTCCAACCACCGTTGCTAGAAAAAGAAACAACCATGCTCTTCATCGATACATTGAAGGCGCTTTTCATTATTCACATGTTAGGTAATGCAACCAAGAGTTTCACGAACATAGTAATGTCTggcgaaatgatagaaaatgccataagatCGGGTAAGATAGAAGTTGGGGAGAACACGAGAATGTCAGCCCcgaagaaaagagagaatgaagTAGGTAATGTAAGCTCAGGCTATGCAAAACCTACCACTGTTAATCAGTCAAGGGCGATAGTCACAGGCCAGCAGGCCTCACCAAGGCGGGAGCCTAACACGAGACAAAATACAGAGAAGTTTCAATTCACTCCCATACCAGTGACATATAGGGAGTTGTACAAAAGTCTGTTTGATGTACATGTAGCCGCTCCTTTTGACTTAGAGTTGTTGCAGCCCCCATACCCTAAATGGTACGACACAAATGCTCAGTGCGAATACCACGCAGGGATTACGGGGTACTCGATAGAAAACTGTACCTCGTTCAAAAGGTGCGTGGAAAGGCTTATCAAAGCAGGTGTTGTAAAATTCGATGATTCACCTGGTACGGGAAATCCGTTGCCCAGTCATACTGATAAAGGAGTAAACGCGATAATTGAGAATATGGGGAGGAAAGTCAAGCTGAATATCGCAGAGGTGAGAACCCCATTGAAGCTAGTTTGGAAGGAAATGCATAAGAGAGGTTTAGCCCCGCAAGGGTTGGGGGATAAAATCCAAGATACAcgaaactactgtgagttccataaTGAGAAAGATCACGAGATCCAGAATTGTATTGAGTTCAGGGCCCTAGTACAGGGTCTAATGGATAATAAGGAATTGGAGTTCCTCGAGTCTGTCGAAGAGGGGGATGTATGCTCTCTAGAAGGGGAGTCAAGTGAAGAAGGCTGCAGAGCCAGCCGTCCAGTGATAATTATTTCGAAGCCCAGAATTAGTGAAGTAGAAGCAAGAGTTACACCAAGAGTTATAATCCAGAAGCCAACAGTTTCCCCTTATAAAGATAGCCATAGGGTGCCTTGGAATTATAATTGTAGTATAGCAGTTTCAGAGAAGGAGAGTTCGATTAGCACGCCAAACACAGAAGCCGAACCAGCAAAAGGGAAACCCGTCATGCTCAAGCAAGAAGTAGAGAGAGCAGAACCACTGGTTAATGAGCCAGTAATAGAAAATGAAGCTAAGGAGTTCTTGAAGTTCCTAAGACACAGCGAGTATAGTATTGTGGAACAACTACACCAACAACCGGATCGCATATTGGTATTGGCTCTGCTGTTAAATTCGGAGGTCCACCGTAACGCATTGACGAAAGTGTTGAACGAAACCTATGTTGCGGATGACATTTCGGTTAATAAATTGGATCGTCTCGTCGGTAACATAAGCgctgacaatttcatctctttCAGCGATAATGAGATATCGCCAGGGGGTAGGGGGTCTACTAAGGCTCCGCATGTCACTGCACGTTGCAAGGGGTATACGCTAGCCAGAGTACTAGTTGATAATGGGTCCGCATTGAACGTATTGCATTGGGCTACGTTAAACCATTTACCTATAGACAGTTCCCATATGAAGACGTGTCAGAACGTAGcaagagcatttgatggcacagaAAGGAAAGTAATGGGAAGGATAGAGGTACCTCTTCAGATCGGCCCAAACACGTACGAGGTAGATTTCCTCGTGatggatattaagccttcctATAATTGTCTATTAGCAAGACCTTGGATTCACTCAGCTGGGGCAGTGCCATCCTCGCTGCACCAGAAGCTAAAAATGGTTACTGAGGAACGGTTAATAACAATAAATGCGGAGGAGGACATTATTGCGTCAGTTACCAGTGATGCAACCTACGTAGAGAATGACAATGAAGCGGTTGAATGTTCATTTCGATTGTTAGAGTTTGTAAACAAAATGTTTATAGCTGAAGGAAGCAGGATTCCGATACCTAAGATATCAGGGGCTACGAAAATGAGCCTACAGCTGATAGTTGAGAAAGGGGCGTTACCTGGCAGAGGACTCGGAAGGTACCTCCGTGGACAAGTTAGAGTGCCAATCTTGGTTGGCAAGTAGGATCGCTTCGGTTTAGGATTCAGGCCAGATGCAAGCCAAGTGAAGAAGGAGTTTGAAAGGAAACAAGAACAGTGGAGAGCGAGATTGAGTGGGACAGAAGTTAGGTGAGAACCGATAAACTTCCCCCACATTTCTCAAACATTTGTATCTGGAGGGTTTATTCATTTCATACAGCATAAGGTGAAAGAAGGAATGGCTGAAGATGCGATAGGAATTTGGAGCATCAACGCCACATTTGAAGAGGAAGCAATAGAAAGGAATTTATCAGGCATTTGCCCGTATGAGCCTGGGAGTGTTTTGGATAACTGGACTGAGGAAGAAATTCCTGTAATCTTTAGAGCTAAcacagagtaatattcaaaacccaCCTGTTGTCTTCTAGCCTAGGgacaataagaatcttttgtgaaataggctcatgttcaaacattattattttcaataaaaatgcattTTCATATATCAGTTCGAGCaattattctttcttccttttcatttcataCACAATCATAACATACAAAGGAATtattcattttgttttctttgggTATTCTCTTATACTCATAATAGGCCCCGGATGTCAATGTCATGAGTAATGCTGATGCGAGCCCGGAATCTCCTTTAGAGCGAGACATGTGCTTTGAGGGATTTCAGAATTTTAAAGAGGACGAGGAGTGTGGTTTATCTCCCGATTTGTTAAAGATAGTGGAGCGAGAAGAGGAACAGATCCTGCCACACAAAGAGACTACTGAGATTGTGGCCCTGGAAGAGGGGAAGGAAGTTAAAATTGGTACTTGCGTTAACGAGAAAACAAGACAGAACCTCATTAAGCTGTTGCAAGAATTCAAGGacgtctttgcatggtcataccaggatatgcctggTCTAATTACCGATATCGCAGTGCACCGTGTCCCTACAAAAAAAGAGTGTAAGCTAGTTCAGCAGAAGCTCCGAAGAATGAGACTCAAGAAGCAGTTTAATGCTGGATTCTTACAGGTGGTTAATTATTCAGAGTGGGTAGCCAACGTCATCCCtatccctaagaaagatgggaaagtacgGATGTGTGTAGATTACAAAGATTTAAACAAGGCTAGCCCAAAGGATAACTTTCCATTGCCTCACATAGACACTCTAGTGGATAATAAGGCAGGCTATtcactgttctccttcatggatgggttCTCCGagtacaatcagatcaagatgtATCCTAAGGACATGGAAATAACCACATTCATAACtttatggggaacattttgctacaaggtgatgccctTCGGCTTGAAAAATGCAGAAGCCACataccaaagagccatggtaaccttgttccataacatgatgcacaaagaaattgaggtCTACGTTGACGACATGATTGCAAAATCCCGAACTGAAGAGGAGCATGTGCGAGTGTTGAAAAAATTGTTCCTCAGGTTGAGAAAATTCCAATTAAAGCTCAATCCGTCAAAATGCACCTTCGGAACTAGGTCCGGAAAGTTACTCGGCTTCGTAGTCAGTGAGAAGGGAATAGAAGTCGACCCTgataaagtcaaggctatacagAAGCTGCCTCAGCCACGAACTCAGAAAGAAGtttgaggtttcctagggagACTAAACTACATCGCACGGTTTATTTCGCAACTGACTGAGaagtgtgaccccatattccgtcttcttaaAAAGCACAGTCCTAGGGTATGGGATGATGAATGCCAAAAAACCTTTAAAAAGGTTAAACACTATTTGTCCAGTCCCCCAATGCTAACACCACCAAGCCCTGGTAGACCATTGATACTGTACTTAATAGTATTTGATAATTCGATCGGGTGTGtgagaaaagaaagagcgatatattacctcagtaaaacATTCACTGAGTGTGAAATGAGGTATCCGCCAATTGAGAAGCTATGTTGTGCTTTGGTTTGGACAACacgaaggttgaggcaatacatgttgtaccacacaacttaGCTAATCTCAAAGCTAGACCCTCttaaatacatgatggagtcaaccgttttaaatggaaggatggcccgatggcagattCTGCTCtccgaatttgacatagtctatgtaaACCAAAAAGCTGTGAAGGGGAATGCAATAGCAGACTTCCTAGCCAGTAGAGCTTTGGAGGACTATGAACctttaaatttcaatttccccAATGAAAATCTAATGTATGTAGCAATCACTGAAGGAAACATGCCTTAAGATCattcttggaaattaaattttgacggagcatcAAATGCCGTTGgaaatggagttggggcagtacTGATATCCctaaatggagatcattatccattcacttgtAAGCTGGATTTTGACTGCACCAACAACATGGCAGAATAGGAGacatgtatcatgggaattcgGACAGCTATAGATCGCAAAATCAAAGTATTAGAAGTGTATGGAGATTCTGCAATTGTAATTTATCAACTTAAAGGCGAGTAGGAAACGAGAGATTCGAAATTGATCAGTTACCAAAAGTTAATCCTGGAGTTAAttgaagagtttgatgatattaccTTTCATTACCTCCCGcaagacgagaatcagatggctgacgcctTGGCCACActagcttccatgatcaaagtaaataaacAGGAGGATATGAAGCCAATTTAGATGAGTAGTTGTAAGGCTCCAGCTCACTGCTGTAATGTCGATGAAGAGGAAGAGAGagatgatcatccttggtatcatgatatcttacaatatgtgaagagCCGTGCGTACCCAGATCAAGTAaccgaaaatgataaaaaaaacattGAGAAGGTTAGCCAGTACCTATGTCCTAGACGGTGAGGTCCTATAGAAGAAGAGAAAGGATCAGGTGTTGTTAAGATGTGTTGACGCTGTTGAGGCAAAAAAAATTCTAGAGGAATTCCATAATGGTgtctgtgggacacatgccaatggtttcacaatggctcgacaaatcatgagattcgaaTATTACAGGTCTacaatggaaggagattgcatcaattacgctaagaagtgccataagtgtcaaatttatggagacaagatccatgtgcctccttcaccccTCCATattatgacttccccatggccattcttaatgtggggcatggacgtcattgggccaatttctccaaaggcttccaatggacatcgattcatttttgtggtcattgactactttaccaaatgggtagaggctgcttcgtacgccaatgtcacaaagtcggcgGTCAACAAGTTCTGGAAAAAGGAGATCGTATGTCGTTATGGTATGCCAGAAAGAATCATATTTGACAACGCGTTGAATCTGAACAATAGCACAATAGCAGAAGTCTGCAGTTggttcaacattaaacatcacaaCTCATCACCATACCGCCCGAAAATGAATGGGGTGGTTGAGGCAGCTaataagaatatcaagaagattgtggggaagatgGCGGAGACTTACAAATATTGGCATGAAAAGCTCCCATTTGCCCTTTATGCTTATCggacatctgtcagaacttctacCGGAGCAACAcatttctcattggtttatgggatgggggcagttttacctattgaggtCGAAATCCCTTCTCTCCAAGTTTTATCAGAGCtgaagttagacgaagcagaatggatccaatctcgttACGATCAACtaaacttgattgaagagaaGGGGCTGAAGGCTATTCGTCATAGTCAAATGTACCAGAGGAGAATGATGCAAGCTTACAACAAAAAAGTTCGCCCTAGGGTGTTCCATGAGGGGGACttagtattgaaaaagattctccttatgcaaaaagatttcagggggaaatggatgccaaattgggaaggaccctATGTGGTAAAAAAGGCTTTCTCTGGAGAGGCATTGATACTAGCAAAGATGGATGGCAAGAGCTTGCCTAACCCGATAAATTCAGATTCTATCGAAAGATATTTTGCTTGAAGCAGTTGAGGTGAAAACCCATAAAGGgagccaaaaaaaaaagaaaaggagaggccaaggtgaaaac
The sequence above is drawn from the Gossypium hirsutum isolate 1008001.06 chromosome A05, Gossypium_hirsutum_v2.1, whole genome shotgun sequence genome and encodes:
- the LOC107960973 gene encoding uncharacterized protein; this translates as MKQYSYITDIAPDRITLQNMDKKLSESFRQYVQIWREVATQVQPPLLEKETTMLFIDTLKALFIIHMLGNATKSFTNIVMSGEMIENAIRSGKIEVGENTRMSAPKKRENEVGNVSSGYAKPTTVNQSRAIVTGQQASPRREPNTRQNTEKFQFTPIPVTYRELYKSLFDVHVAAPFDLELLQPPYPKWYDTNAQCEYHAGITGYSIENCTSFKRCVERLIKAGVVKFDDSPGTGNPLPSHTDKGVNAIIENMGRKVKLNIAEVRTPLKLVWKEMHKRGLAPQGLGDKIQDTRNYCEFHNEKDHEIQNCIEFRALVQGLMDNKELEFLESVEEGDVCSLEGESSEEGCRASRPVIIISKPRISEVEARVTPRVIIQKPTVSPYKDSHRVPWNYNCSIAVSEKESSISTPNTEAEPAKGKPVMLKQEVERAEPLVNEPVIENEAKEFLKFLRHSEYSIVEQLHQQPDRILVLALLLNSEVHRNALTKVLNETYVADDISVNKLDRLVGNISADNFISFSDNEISPGGRGSTKAPHVTARCKGYTLARVLVDNGSALNVLHWATLNHLPIDSSHMKTCQNVARAFDGTERKVMGRIEVPLQIGPNTYEVDFLVMDIKPSYNCLLARPWIHSAGAVPSSLHQKLKMVTEERLITINAEEDIIASVTSDATYVENDNEAVECSFRLLEFVNKMFIAEGSRIPIPKISGATKMSLQLIVEKGALPGRGLGRYLRGQVRVPILHKVKEGMAEDAIGIWSINATFEEEAIERNLSGICPYEPGSVLDNWTEEEIPAPDVNVMSNADASPESPLERDMCFEGFQNFKEDEECGLSPDLLKIVEREEEQILPHKETTEIVALEEGKEVKIGTCVNEKTRQNLIKLLQEFKDVFAWSYQDMPGLITDIAVHRVPTKKECKLVQQKLRRMRLKKQFNAGFLQVVNYSEWVANVIPIPKKDGKVRMCVDYKDLNKASPKDNFPLPHIDTLVDNKAGYSLFSFMDGFSEYNQIKMYPKDMEITTFITLWGTFCYKVMPFGLKNAEATYQRAMLNPSKCTFGTRSGKLLGFVVSEKGIEVDPDKVKAIQKLPQPRTQKEV